TCGAGGACGGGCAAAGTCTCTTTATTTTCGCAAACAATGGGTTGGCGATCGCGCCCGAAAACCAAAACGCTAGCATCGTCAGGATCGAGAAACCAACCGAGTTCGCTACCGTTTTCAATGCAGTAAAGAATCTTGCCGATGACTTTATTAATTTTTTGGTCGGGAGAGAGGATTTCGATTATCCAGTCGGGCGGAAGTTCAAAGCGATCGGGGACTTCGCCATCGGGCAGAAAGGGAATATTTTGCCAGCGGAAGACGGCTAAATCGGGAACGAGAGACCGATCGCCGAAAGTGCATCGCAGTTCGGGAAAAGCGTAGGCGATTTTGTCAGGCTTAGCCACTTGATTAATGGCATGGCAGGTTTCGTATTGCAAACAACTGTGTCTTCCTTTCGGCATGGGTTTTTGAATGATTTCTCCGGCAATGAACTCACTAGCGGGTTTGGTTTCGGGGAGTTGCAGAAATTCTGCAAGGGTCAAGGGTTTGGCAGCGATGGCAATCATGGCTGAAAACGATTCAATTAATAAGTTTTTAGAGAGGTGTAGCTTTATTTTTTAGTATAACTTTGCTCTGTGAATATTATACCAAATTCAGTCTATCTTTTTGAAGTTGTCGTAAATTTTAGCATCATTCTATCTATCAACAGATAATTGTACTGAGCGCACAGCATTGACAGTCATCCATCTGTCTAGTTCCGTGGCTTGGTATCTTGTTGGACGTAATCGGTACTGATACGATATTCTCACTTGTTCTTCTTCTGTTTATCGACCTATAGAACAGTGGACTATATCGATGTACATCTGTCAGGACACAATGAAGGATAAAAAGCTAGAAATCAGAATCACCAGTTACAAGATGCGTCAATTAGAACAAGAAGCGCGTCGGCGTGGTATAACCAAATCAGAATTGATTAGAAGTTTGATTGCGCGGTTTCCCATTCCTGTGTCGTCGGGTAAGAGTACCTACATCCCGACCGCAATTCATCTCAACGCTGACCTGAGTAAAGGTTCAGCGTGAGGCTTCTTGGGGAGGAAGCTAACGCGCGATCGCGATCGAGCATAACATCAAGGCGATTGCCTTTAAGATGGATTGTTAAACCCGATCGCGTGGAGTAGAAAGGAAACAGACGAAATATGTGCCGTAACTTCAACATCTTCCTGAGTCCGGTTAAAATCGAACACTTTTTCTTTGTCAAAGATCCCGCGACGGGACAATACAAATTTCGCCCGCGCAGCGTCATTGCTGCGAATTTGCGCGATCGCATCACCTACGCCACCGCCGTTGCTGAAGATTGCTCCAAAAAAAGCACCAAAGCGGGCTACGATGCCGCAGGAATGGCGATCGGCACGATTTCCTTCAAAAACATCCTCGAAGGGTTAGAAGGGGCTAACAACGCGCAAAACAGCGAATTCACGCCCGCCGAAGTCGCCGAACTCACCGCTAAAATTCATCGCGAAGCGCTAACCGCCGTTAAAGTCTCTCGGGATGGCGGCGACTTGCTCAAAACCTGGGATACACTTCTCGATCGCGTCCACTTAGAAGATACCGAACTGCTTGTCAACTGGGAAACCCACGTTCGCCAAGCCTCTCAGGGCGATATGTACTCGGAAACCAACGCCCACCCCCACCGCGAACAACTGACGCGCGATACCGTTCGCATCTATCACCTCGCACCGGAAGGAATGCTCGGATCCAGCGATCGCCCGCGCCACCATGCCAGCGAAAGCCTATTCTACGATACCCACAACGGCGACATCAACGACGCAGCCCGCTACAAACGCTTCCTCATCTACGAAGGGTTTAACTTTACCTCCAACTCCGACTCCTGCGTCGAACCCGCCCTCAAACGCTTTTTGTGGCAACACCTGCAAGCCGATTCCCTGGCTGGAGCTTTATATCGCCTCGCCTACACCGATCCAGATTACCTCGATCGCAATACTGCCGCGATCGATAGCAGCGGACATATCGGCGGTTACAATCTCGGAACCGAATGGGCGCATCAAACCCTCGATGTCGTTTTGCAAGGCGACAAGATCGCCTTTCTTAAAGACGGGCAACCCATTCAAACCTTTACCCAACAAGGATTCCTGCGCGACGACGAACTTTCCAGCGCCGACGAAAAAATCTCCGAACTCCTCGCCCTCGCCGATACCCTCGCCCGAGCCAACGTCACCGAACTTACCCTAATTACCGCCCTCGTCGCTCGCATCCTCGAATACTCCAACCCCAAAAATAAATTCACCTTCCAATCTTTCACGCCCCTCGGACAACCGCAACCCGGATTCCTCGGCGGCGGAACTTATGCGATGGTACGCGGCGGAACCGAACGCGGCGGCGAAGAAGGCGGCGAAATTATCTTCTATCTCCCCAAACCTTACGATATTCGCAACTATAACCGCACCGCTTTTCTCTCCGCTTCCGAAGAAAATGCCCTCAAAGAACAAGTTGCCCTCCTCGATGCCAATGCGATCGCTGATGGTAAATTTGAGGTAGCTCGTCGCAGCGCCCAAGAAATGAGCTTTCTTTCTGAGCTTAAAGCCACCGCTTACATTACCGAAGGCGTTGCCCCCATTTACGACGTACTTCCTGGCGAATTAGTGGAAGTTAACGCCGATGGAAAAGTTCGTTTATTTAATATCTATCGCGGTGAAGAAATTCCCCTCGTTTCCATCGAACGCCGAAGCGAAACCGTAGAAAATGACGATCGCGCCCGCTACGAACGCCTCGCCCCCCTCAAAGTGTTTAAGATCGAATATCGCGATCTAGAAAATAATCCCGTTCCTTGCCCTTATAACAAGTACGGCGAAGAAATTATCGCCATTCAACCCCTAGCGCTACGCAAAAATACCGAAAAGTTATTTGAAGTCACCGCTGAGGGAAAAACGAAACTGCGGGAAGGGGCAACGGGGATCGGGCTGTTGATGGGAACCGACGACGAACAACTGCGACGCGATCGCATTAAAAAACTCCAACAAATTGTCACCGGAGCCGCCGGAACTTCCTTTTTAATTAATACCATCGCCGGTAACTTAGCGCGCAAACTCTGCCTCAATACCCTCCCTATTGTCAACCTCGATGGCTTCACCGGCTCCGATACCATTCCCCCTTCCATCGGAGCTAATACGTTATTCATTGCTAACTCAAATTCCGGCGGAACTTCCGATACAATTAAACTCACCCACGAACTCGCAAGCTTGCAATCTGTCGTGCCTCGTATCGAAGCAGAAACGAAGCGTCGCGATCCCAAACTGGCTGAGGTTATCGTCGCAAAAAGCCGCTTAGAAGAACTTGAAAATCTCCTTCAGCCCGACACCGAACGCCACAATTTACCGCCCCACCTCCAAGCTTTTATCGCTGAAAAAACGCCGTGGATTTACGTGGTAACGAATATCGAAGCTAGCGCCCTCGGTAATATCGGACGGGGGTTAGATGTCGCGATTCAACCCGCAGCAGGAGCGGGAATTACTAACTTACCGGAAGAGGAATGTGTCGGTTCTACTTTTGCGGCAATGGCTTCGCTACAATGGCAACTCGCACTCCATACTTATTTGGGAGAAGTTCGGGGCGATATTTCTGCTGAATATGCCGAACAAATTTATCGAGAATTATCGCGCTTGCCGGAGGTGACAGAACAAATTGTCAGC
The genomic region above belongs to Oscillatoria sp. FACHB-1406 and contains:
- a CDS encoding Uma2 family endonuclease codes for the protein MIAIAAKPLTLAEFLQLPETKPASEFIAGEIIQKPMPKGRHSCLQYETCHAINQVAKPDKIAYAFPELRCTFGDRSLVPDLAVFRWQNIPFLPDGEVPDRFELPPDWIIEILSPDQKINKVIGKILYCIENGSELGWFLDPDDASVLVFGRDRQPIVCENKETLPVLEGIELKLTPEQVFSWLKMQ
- a CDS encoding ribbon-helix-helix protein, CopG family; the protein is MKDKKLEIRITSYKMRQLEQEARRRGITKSELIRSLIARFPIPVSSGKSTYIPTAIHLNADLSKGSA